One genomic window of Glycine soja cultivar W05 chromosome 9, ASM419377v2, whole genome shotgun sequence includes the following:
- the LOC114367243 gene encoding uncharacterized protein LOC114367243 encodes MPPKQNPLTLIRRMDARVASLEEEIARVKTTLSSMERNQALLISMMEKSLGKSILTEEEGEDGDGGPAESGGDGSGKKTASSASRKMPSDVISEFRQSAKKVELPMFDGEDPTGWISRAEVYFRVQDTTSAVKVDLAQLCMEGPTIHFFNSLLNEEEELTWERLKGALVERYGGHGEGDVYEQLTALRQVGTVDEYITEFEYLTAQIPPLPDKQFSGYFLHGLKAGKVRSLSAVGNLSRGKLLQVTRVVEREVRGDAGTGISKHPKSSHGSSKPGFGGSSKGGGADWVMVKGKENGPSGGSKGGGFGPRSEKGRNGPRDRGFSHLSYNELLERKQKGLCFKCGGPFHPKHQCPDKHLRVLITEEEETEEGGRKLLAVEVEDEEGGSEGEMSILSLLQLGQLGTDKPQSIQLKGAVNGVPVVILVDSGATHNFIDKRLVQKMSWAVDNSTSMCIKLGDGTKAQSIGVCPDLGVEVGEVQLAIRAHLFDLGGVDIVLGVDWLRTLGDIIMNWNKHTMSFWHNKKWVTLQGLNDNMETLNSIVGGTNRGGKGWM; translated from the coding sequence ATGCCACCAAAACAAAACCCACTCACACTGATCAGAAGAATGGATGCTAGAGTCGCATCGTTAGAAGAAGAAATCGCGAGAGTCAAAACCACGCTGTCATCCATGGAAAGAAACCAAGCTCTTCTCATCTCAATGATGGAGAAGAGCCTTGGGAAATCCATACTCACGGAGGAAGAGGGCGAAGATGGGGACGGAGGTCCGGCGGAGTCAGGCGGAGACGGGTCGGGGAAGAAGACAGCGAGTTCTGCTTCGCGAAAGATGCCGAGCGACGTGATTTCTGAGTTTCGACAATCGGCGAAGAAGGTGGAGCTACCTATGTTTGATGGAGAGGATCCGACTGGATGGATCTCTCGAGCAGAAGTGTACTTTCGGGTGCAGGACACTACTTCGGCCGTGAAGGTAGATCTGGCCCAGTTGTGTATGGAGGGGCCAACTATACATTTCTTCAATTCCTTACTCAATGAGGAAGAAGAACTGACCTGGGAGCGATTGAAGGGAGCGTTGGTGGAGAGATATGGAGGCCATGGTGAAGGAGATGTGTATGAACAGCTGACAGCCCTCCGGCAAGTGGGGACGGTGGATGAGTATATCACCGAGTTTGAGTATCTCACAGCTCAAATTCCTCCATTACCGGACAAACAATTTTCCGGTTACTTTTTACACGGGTTGAAGGCGGGGAAAGTGAGGAGTTTATCGGCGGTGGGAAATTTGAGTCGAGGGAAATTGCTACAGGTGACAAGGGTGGTGGAACGAGAGGTTAGGGGTGATGCTGGAACGGGTATTAGTAAACACCCCAAATCGAGTCATGGGTCATCCAAACCCGGGTTTGGTGGGTCCAGTAAGGGAGGTGGAGCTGACTGGGTGATGGTCAAAGGGAAGGAGAATGGGCCTAGTGGAGGTAGTAAGGGAGGTGGTTTTGGGCCCAGAAGTGAAAAAGGAAGAAACGGCCCACGTGATAGAGGTTTCTCTCATTTATCTTACAATGAGTTGCTTGAGAGGAAACAAAAGGGGCTGTGTTTCAAATGTGGGGGTCCTTTTCACCCAAAACATCAATGCCCTGATAAACACTTGAGGGTTTTGATAACAGAGGAGGAGGAAACAGAGGAAGGAGGAAGAAAACTATTGGCAGTAGAAGTGGAAGATGAAGAAGGGGGGTCTGAAGGAGAGATGAGCATATTGAGCTTACTCCAATTGGGCCAGTTGGGCACTGATAAGCCTCAGTCTATCCAGTTGAAAGGTGCAGTGAATGGGGTGCCAGTAGTAATTTTGGTGGACAGTGGGGCTACCCACAACTTTATTGATAAAAGATTGGTGCAAAAAATGAGCTGGGCTGTGGACAATTCAACTTCTATGTGTATCAAGTTGGGAGATGGGACTAAGGCCCAATCCATAGGGGTCTGTCCAGACTTGGGCGTTGAGGTAGGAGAGGTGCAGTTAGCAATACGAGCCCATTTGTTTGATTTGGGTGGTGTAGATATTGTTTTGGGGGTGGATTGGTTGAGAACCTTGGGAGATATTATTATGAATTGGAACAAGCACACCATGAGTTTTTGGCATAACAAAAAATGGGTGACTCTTCAAGGGTTGAATGATAACATGGAAACCTTGAATAGTATTGTGGGAGGCACCAACAGAGGAGGAAAAGGGTGGATGTAG